In Ruania zhangjianzhongii, the following proteins share a genomic window:
- a CDS encoding substrate-binding domain-containing protein, whose protein sequence is MTESTTWRRGVTASLAVLASAAILASCTSNAPEESEGDDGGGGDAAAAGSSNDEIGDTVTIGFSAPAADHGWMGAMTTLAQAEADEYEDIELLVAEGTNDVSLQISQIETFINNDEIDAIVVVPFDGAALTGVALEAMEAGIPVVNVDREFSDPNASRSTILGDNYGMGVSAGEYICEQVGDDSEAVIAEIAGIDSLPLTQDRSQGFEDALSDCGQEVDNRVAGDFTVQGGEQATSNLLQAAPEIDAIWNHDDDQGVGVLSAIENAGRDEFFLVGGAGSANMMRHIQEGDSVVEATVLYPASQAADGVRIARLLAQDKAMSDLVENEIPRLIQLYAPVVTGDNVDEYIDSAFES, encoded by the coding sequence ATGACCGAATCAACGACGTGGCGTCGCGGTGTGACAGCTTCGCTCGCAGTACTCGCCTCCGCGGCGATCCTCGCCTCCTGTACCTCCAACGCACCCGAAGAGTCGGAAGGTGACGACGGCGGCGGCGGTGACGCTGCCGCAGCGGGCAGCAGCAATGACGAGATCGGGGACACCGTCACCATCGGCTTCTCCGCACCTGCGGCGGACCACGGCTGGATGGGTGCGATGACCACCCTCGCCCAGGCGGAGGCCGACGAGTACGAGGACATCGAACTCCTGGTCGCGGAGGGCACGAACGACGTCAGCCTCCAGATCAGCCAGATCGAGACCTTCATCAACAACGACGAGATTGACGCGATCGTCGTCGTTCCATTCGACGGCGCCGCGCTGACCGGTGTCGCCCTCGAGGCGATGGAAGCCGGAATCCCGGTGGTCAACGTCGACCGGGAGTTCTCTGACCCGAACGCCTCCCGGTCGACGATCCTCGGTGACAACTACGGCATGGGTGTCTCCGCCGGGGAGTACATCTGCGAGCAGGTCGGGGACGATTCGGAAGCAGTGATCGCCGAGATCGCCGGAATCGACTCCCTCCCGCTGACCCAGGACCGTAGCCAGGGCTTCGAGGACGCGCTCTCCGACTGTGGTCAGGAGGTCGACAACCGGGTGGCCGGCGACTTCACCGTTCAGGGTGGTGAGCAGGCCACCTCGAACCTGCTGCAGGCTGCACCGGAGATCGACGCGATCTGGAACCACGACGACGACCAGGGCGTCGGCGTGCTCTCCGCGATCGAGAACGCCGGACGGGACGAGTTCTTCCTGGTCGGTGGTGCGGGCTCCGCGAACATGATGCGTCACATCCAGGAAGGTGACTCCGTGGTCGAGGCCACCGTCCTCTACCCCGCCAGCCAGGCCGCGGACGGCGTGCGGATCGCTCGTCTCCTCGCCCAGGACAAGGCGATGTCCGACCTGGTGGAGAACGAGATCCCGCGCCTCATCCAGCTCTACGCACCGGTGGTCACCGGGGACAACGTCGACGAGTACATCGACTCGGCCTTCGAGTCCTGA
- the puuE gene encoding allantoinase PuuE: protein MTADGLLDISTPRDLVGYGRHTPDPQWPGGAKLAVQFVVNYEEGAESCILDGDPASESLLSEIVGADPWPGQRNLNIESIYEYGSRAGFWRLHRLFTGLDVPVTVYGVTLAMARNPEAVAAMNEAGWEIASHGYRWLEYRDCSEELERAHIREAVRLHTEVAGERPYGMYQGKPSENTLRLVMEEGGFLYSSDAYSDDLPYWVCTGAGEPFLIIPYTLEANDMRFATPQGFNSGDQFYAYLKDAFDVLYAEGQEGAPKMMSVGLHCRLIGRPGRTASLRRFLDYVLGHEDVWLPRRIDIAQHWHTHHYPG from the coding sequence ATGACGGCAGACGGTCTGCTCGATATCAGCACACCGCGCGACCTGGTCGGCTACGGCCGGCACACACCCGACCCGCAGTGGCCCGGAGGCGCGAAGCTGGCCGTGCAGTTCGTGGTCAACTACGAGGAGGGGGCCGAAAGCTGCATCCTCGACGGCGACCCCGCCTCGGAGAGCCTGCTCTCCGAGATCGTGGGCGCCGATCCCTGGCCGGGGCAGCGCAACCTCAACATCGAGTCGATCTACGAGTACGGTTCCCGTGCCGGGTTCTGGCGCCTGCACCGCCTGTTCACGGGGCTGGACGTGCCGGTCACCGTCTACGGCGTGACCCTCGCGATGGCGCGAAACCCGGAAGCGGTGGCGGCAATGAACGAAGCCGGCTGGGAGATCGCCAGCCACGGCTACCGATGGCTGGAGTACAGGGACTGTTCCGAGGAGCTCGAGCGTGCGCACATCCGTGAGGCAGTCCGGTTGCACACCGAGGTGGCTGGTGAGCGCCCGTACGGCATGTACCAGGGCAAGCCCTCGGAGAACACGCTCCGGTTGGTGATGGAGGAGGGTGGATTCCTGTACTCCTCGGACGCCTACAGCGACGATCTGCCCTACTGGGTGTGCACCGGCGCCGGCGAGCCGTTCCTGATCATCCCCTACACGCTGGAGGCCAACGACATGCGGTTCGCGACACCGCAGGGCTTCAACTCCGGGGACCAGTTCTACGCCTACCTCAAAGATGCCTTCGACGTCCTCTACGCCGAGGGGCAGGAGGGAGCGCCGAAGATGATGTCGGTGGGTCTGCACTGCCGGCTCATCGGCCGCCCGGGCCGCACGGCGAGCCTGCGCCGGTTCCTCGACTACGTGCTCGGGCACGAGGACGTCTGGCTGCCCCGGCGCATCGATATCGCCCAGCACTGGCACACCCACCACTACCCAGGCTGA
- a CDS encoding sugar ABC transporter ATP-binding protein has protein sequence MVTVDPLKPILTITNLIKHFPGAKALDGVDFDVREGEVHCLLGQNGAGKSTLIKVLAGAHQPNAGEIRWQGDVVKIASPLAALDLGIATMYQELDVVDGLTVAENIYLGHELSRGGVLRFAEAQERTRALLRRLGHPEIPPGRDVGQLSAAGKQIVSMARALSHDAKVIVMDEPSAVLDPEEVDKLFQVVRMLTAEGVAVIYISHRLEEIRSIGDRITVLKDGETVASGLAVADTPTADLIQLMTGRRVETDFGGSGVAEPGDVVLDVDGLALAGVFEDVSFQVRAGQIIGLAGLVGAGRSEIVETIYGARPASAGTVRVNGKRVRPGSVPSAVSRGIGLAPEERKSQGLLLDEPVYRNITLSSFARFARGSFLDERAERKAAREQMEALHLVPADPDRPGRTFSGGNQQKAMLARWLVHGCDVLLLDEPTRGVDVGARAEIYGLIRELARQGTAIVVVSSEIEEVLGLADQVFVIAEGAVVHHGPADQIDEHGVLDLVMEGTAHE, from the coding sequence ATGGTCACGGTAGACCCCCTCAAGCCCATCCTCACGATCACTAATCTCATCAAGCACTTCCCCGGAGCCAAGGCTCTCGACGGAGTGGACTTCGATGTGCGCGAAGGCGAAGTCCACTGCCTGCTCGGCCAGAACGGTGCCGGCAAGTCGACACTCATCAAGGTCCTCGCCGGAGCCCATCAGCCGAACGCTGGGGAGATCCGCTGGCAGGGCGACGTCGTCAAGATCGCTTCACCTCTCGCCGCACTCGATCTCGGCATCGCCACGATGTACCAGGAGCTCGACGTCGTCGATGGCCTGACGGTGGCAGAGAACATCTATCTCGGTCATGAACTGTCGCGGGGCGGAGTGCTGCGGTTCGCTGAGGCACAGGAGCGCACCCGTGCGCTGCTGCGGCGCCTCGGGCACCCGGAGATCCCACCCGGCAGGGACGTGGGGCAGCTCTCCGCTGCCGGCAAGCAGATCGTCTCGATGGCGCGTGCGCTCTCCCACGACGCCAAAGTCATCGTCATGGACGAACCGTCAGCGGTGCTTGACCCGGAGGAGGTGGACAAGCTCTTCCAGGTGGTGAGGATGCTGACCGCCGAGGGCGTCGCGGTTATCTACATCTCCCATCGGCTCGAGGAGATCCGCAGCATTGGCGACCGGATCACGGTCCTCAAGGACGGTGAGACCGTTGCCTCCGGCCTCGCAGTCGCCGACACCCCGACTGCCGACCTCATCCAGCTGATGACCGGCCGACGCGTCGAGACCGACTTTGGTGGCAGCGGTGTGGCTGAGCCGGGCGACGTGGTCCTGGATGTGGACGGGCTTGCGCTGGCCGGCGTGTTCGAGGACGTGAGCTTCCAGGTCCGGGCGGGGCAGATCATCGGCCTCGCGGGTCTGGTCGGGGCCGGTCGCTCCGAGATCGTCGAAACCATCTACGGCGCCCGGCCCGCCTCGGCGGGTACCGTCCGGGTGAACGGGAAGCGAGTGCGTCCAGGCTCGGTGCCGAGCGCCGTGTCCCGCGGAATCGGGCTGGCGCCGGAAGAGCGGAAGAGCCAAGGGCTGCTGCTCGACGAACCGGTCTACCGCAACATCACCCTGTCGTCCTTCGCCCGGTTCGCCCGGGGCAGCTTCCTCGACGAACGGGCCGAGCGTAAGGCCGCACGAGAGCAGATGGAAGCGCTGCACCTGGTGCCGGCGGATCCCGACCGGCCGGGCCGGACGTTCTCCGGAGGAAACCAGCAGAAGGCGATGCTTGCCCGATGGCTGGTGCACGGCTGTGACGTTCTGCTGCTGGACGAGCCGACGCGCGGTGTCGACGTCGGCGCTCGTGCCGAGATCTACGGACTGATCCGAGAGCTCGCCCGCCAGGGAACCGCGATCGTCGTCGTCTCCAGCGAGATCGAGGAAGTCCTCGGCCTCGCCGACCAGGTCTTCGTTATCGCCGAAGGTGCGGTAGTGCACCACGGGCCCGCCGATCAGATCGACGAGCACGGTGTGCTCGACCTCGTCATGGAAGGAACCGCACATGAATGA
- a CDS encoding LolA family protein — MARTWTRWLPAAAVPLVVAGSFAVATTTAGADELPERSPEDVLTLLAGHEHQPLSGEFTQTSDLGLPELPADVPGTDGDAAAVLDGLELITSDHTGRVFVGDQDQARIQLFDSFGEQNAIVNGSDAWFYDSADNSATHVTAPEGEHSDQARGAQQLTPEALAEQVVAAADPSTELSVRGNVEVAGRTAYDLVLTPRTDSTLVGEVSIAVDGETGLPLRVSITASGADSPAVEVAYTELDLSPPDADLFDFTPPADATVEEVDPQGHDGQHGADSSQPRPQATGTGWETVLAAPAGTLDLSTQPILTQLTSAVDGGRVLTTDLLTVLITDDGRVLAGAVPLERLQAAA; from the coding sequence ATGGCACGTACCTGGACCCGCTGGCTGCCGGCGGCCGCCGTCCCGCTCGTCGTGGCCGGATCGTTCGCCGTGGCCACCACCACCGCCGGCGCCGACGAGTTGCCCGAGCGCAGCCCCGAGGATGTGCTCACCCTGCTCGCCGGACACGAGCATCAGCCGCTGTCCGGTGAATTCACCCAGACCAGCGACCTCGGTCTGCCCGAGCTGCCCGCGGACGTCCCTGGCACCGATGGTGACGCCGCCGCCGTGCTGGACGGGTTGGAGCTGATCACCAGCGATCACACGGGCCGGGTGTTCGTCGGTGACCAGGACCAGGCCAGGATCCAGCTCTTCGACAGCTTCGGCGAGCAGAACGCCATCGTCAACGGCAGCGACGCCTGGTTCTACGACTCCGCCGACAACTCCGCCACCCATGTCACCGCACCCGAGGGGGAGCACTCCGACCAGGCCCGGGGCGCGCAGCAGCTCACTCCGGAGGCGCTCGCCGAGCAGGTCGTCGCGGCTGCCGATCCGAGCACTGAGCTCAGCGTCCGCGGGAACGTCGAGGTCGCGGGGCGCACCGCTTACGATCTGGTGCTCACGCCCCGCACCGACAGCACGCTCGTCGGCGAGGTGAGCATCGCCGTCGACGGCGAGACCGGCCTCCCGCTGCGGGTGAGCATCACAGCCAGCGGCGCGGACAGCCCCGCGGTCGAGGTCGCCTACACAGAGCTGGACCTGAGCCCGCCGGATGCGGACCTGTTCGACTTCACCCCGCCCGCTGACGCCACCGTGGAGGAGGTCGACCCGCAGGGCCACGACGGGCAGCACGGCGCCGATTCGAGCCAGCCGCGCCCGCAGGCCACCGGAACCGGCTGGGAGACCGTCCTGGCCGCCCCCGCCGGCACGCTCGACCTGAGCACGCAACCGATCCTGACCCAGCTGACCTCCGCCGTCGACGGTGGCCGTGTGCTGACCACCGACCTGCTGACCGTACTGATCACCGACGACGGACGGGTGCTCGCGGGCGCCGTACCACTGGAGCGGCTGCAGGCCGCGGCATGA
- a CDS encoding Gfo/Idh/MocA family protein, with translation MTSNPPPPLRVAMIGYAFMGAAHSQAWRTAPRFFDLPLTPVQHVLCGRDQAKVAAAADRLGWASTETDWRSAVARDDVDLVDVCTPGNTHAEIAIGALEAGKHVLCEKPLANSVAEAEAMTAAAEKAAGQGVRAMVGFTYRRLPAIQLARQLIAEGRIGDIRQVRAQYLQDWLADSEAPLSWRLDKTKAGSGALGDIGAHITDLVQFLTAQRIAGVTAMTETFVTERPIETERVGIAGVGGDELGPVTVDDTAIWLARLSGGAVGTFEATRYAWGRKNALRVEISGTEGALAFDLERLNELEYFDSNEDPRTGGFRTILVTEGSHPYIAAWWPPGHGLGYEHGFTHQVVDLVTALAAGQQPEPSFADGLTVQRVLAAVESSATAGSTWVDVPG, from the coding sequence ATGACCAGCAATCCACCGCCGCCGCTGCGGGTAGCGATGATCGGCTACGCGTTCATGGGAGCGGCGCACTCCCAGGCCTGGCGCACGGCGCCACGGTTCTTCGACCTGCCGCTCACCCCGGTGCAGCACGTGCTGTGCGGACGCGACCAGGCCAAGGTGGCCGCGGCGGCCGACCGACTCGGCTGGGCGAGCACCGAGACCGACTGGCGCTCCGCCGTCGCCCGCGACGATGTGGACCTGGTGGATGTGTGTACCCCGGGGAACACTCACGCCGAGATCGCGATCGGTGCCCTCGAAGCCGGCAAGCACGTGCTCTGCGAGAAGCCGCTGGCCAACTCGGTGGCCGAGGCTGAGGCGATGACGGCGGCAGCTGAGAAGGCGGCCGGCCAGGGAGTGCGGGCCATGGTGGGGTTCACCTATCGGCGCCTGCCGGCGATACAGCTGGCCCGGCAACTCATCGCCGAGGGGAGAATCGGGGACATCCGTCAGGTCCGCGCCCAGTATCTGCAGGACTGGCTCGCGGACTCCGAGGCGCCGCTGAGCTGGCGGCTGGACAAGACCAAGGCCGGATCCGGGGCCCTGGGGGACATCGGCGCGCACATCACTGACCTGGTGCAGTTCCTCACCGCCCAGCGGATCGCTGGCGTGACCGCCATGACCGAGACGTTCGTGACCGAGCGGCCGATCGAGACCGAGCGGGTGGGGATCGCCGGAGTCGGCGGGGACGAGCTCGGCCCGGTGACCGTGGACGACACCGCGATCTGGCTAGCCCGGCTCTCTGGGGGAGCGGTGGGAACATTCGAGGCCACTCGGTACGCCTGGGGCCGCAAGAACGCCCTTCGCGTGGAGATCTCCGGTACCGAGGGCGCGCTCGCCTTCGACCTGGAACGGCTGAACGAGCTGGAGTACTTCGACTCGAACGAGGACCCGCGCACCGGCGGCTTCCGGACCATCTTGGTCACCGAAGGCTCCCACCCCTACATCGCCGCCTGGTGGCCGCCCGGGCACGGCCTCGGCTATGAGCACGGCTTCACCCACCAGGTGGTGGACCTGGTGACAGCGCTCGCCGCCGGGCAGCAGCCCGAACCCTCGTTCGCGGACGGACTGACGGTGCAGCGAGTGCTCGCCGCCGTGGAATCCTCCGCCACCGCCGGCAGCACCTGGGTGGACGTGCCCGGCTGA
- a CDS encoding ABC transporter ATP-binding protein, translated as MTDLAVETSALTKRFGRQVAVDGIDLAVPTGSVFGFLGPNGSGKTTTIRVLLGLAAATSGSARVLDREVPGGLAAALPQVGALIEGPAFYPFLSGAANLARLDAADPRAESRSRARRIGEALERVGLTRAAGKKVRAYSLGMKQRLGIANALLAPRRLLALDEPTNGLDPQGTREVRTLIKGLADGGTTVLVSSHLLAEVEQVCTHAAVMHLGLLKAQGSLTELRGAGRAQVLVRTPDPDLAAAELVRHGLEVTEHRPVAGEGVEVLAVPGEESAEQVEEQPERLVDALVAAGVRVRGFELRRPSLEELFVVLTGEGFDLAR; from the coding sequence ATGACCGACCTTGCCGTCGAGACCTCCGCACTGACGAAGCGTTTCGGCCGGCAGGTCGCGGTCGACGGTATCGACCTGGCCGTCCCGACTGGCAGCGTGTTCGGTTTCCTCGGCCCGAACGGCTCCGGCAAGACCACCACCATCCGCGTGCTGCTCGGCCTGGCCGCCGCCACCTCCGGCAGCGCGCGGGTGCTCGACCGGGAGGTTCCCGGCGGTCTCGCCGCGGCCCTGCCGCAGGTGGGCGCGCTGATCGAGGGACCAGCGTTCTACCCGTTCCTCTCCGGTGCCGCCAATCTCGCCCGGCTCGATGCTGCCGACCCGCGCGCCGAGTCCAGGAGCCGGGCACGCCGGATCGGTGAGGCTCTGGAACGGGTCGGGCTGACCCGGGCCGCGGGCAAGAAGGTGCGCGCCTACTCCCTGGGCATGAAGCAACGGCTGGGGATCGCGAACGCCCTGCTTGCCCCGCGCCGGCTGCTGGCGCTGGACGAGCCCACGAACGGCTTGGATCCGCAGGGCACCCGCGAGGTGCGCACCTTGATCAAAGGCCTGGCCGACGGCGGAACGACAGTTCTCGTCTCCTCTCACCTGCTCGCTGAGGTCGAGCAGGTGTGCACGCATGCGGCGGTGATGCACCTCGGCCTGCTGAAGGCGCAGGGCAGTCTGACCGAACTGCGCGGTGCCGGCCGGGCCCAGGTACTGGTGCGTACCCCCGACCCGGACCTGGCCGCCGCCGAACTGGTTCGGCACGGGCTGGAGGTGACCGAGCACCGGCCCGTGGCGGGGGAGGGCGTGGAGGTGCTGGCGGTGCCCGGCGAGGAGAGCGCCGAGCAGGTCGAGGAACAGCCGGAGCGGCTGGTCGACGCACTGGTCGCCGCCGGCGTGCGGGTGCGGGGTTTCGAGCTGCGCCGGCCCAGCCTGGAAGAGCTGTTCGTGGTGCTGACCGGGGAGGGGTTCGACCTTGCCCGGTGA
- the arfB gene encoding alternative ribosome rescue aminoacyl-tRNA hydrolase ArfB codes for MPPGPGNPGGLVVPGSELTERFSRSSGPGGQSVNTTDTRVELLFTPGTSSAFTPAQRERVLGAVGRLLVDGEIRIVASAHASQLRNRNEARARLAALLRDALMPPPPTRRRTRPSRRARQRRIDAKKQRGQTKSLRRRPNQPGDQASRIVA; via the coding sequence GTGCCGCCAGGCCCCGGCAATCCCGGCGGCCTGGTGGTCCCCGGCAGCGAGCTGACCGAGCGGTTCAGCCGATCCTCCGGCCCTGGCGGGCAGTCGGTGAACACCACCGACACGCGGGTCGAGCTCTTGTTTACCCCAGGGACGTCGAGTGCCTTCACGCCGGCGCAACGAGAGCGGGTCCTGGGCGCCGTGGGGCGGTTGTTGGTGGACGGGGAGATTCGCATCGTCGCCAGCGCGCACGCCTCACAGCTGCGCAACCGGAACGAGGCACGGGCCCGGCTCGCCGCCCTGCTCCGGGACGCGCTGATGCCGCCACCGCCCACCCGCCGGCGGACCAGGCCCAGCCGCCGGGCCCGGCAGCGCCGCATCGACGCGAAGAAGCAGCGTGGGCAGACCAAGTCCCTGCGCCGGCGGCCGAACCAGCCGGGCGACCAGGCGAGCCGCATCGTAGCCTGA
- a CDS encoding sugar phosphate isomerase/epimerase family protein: MARPITLFTGQWADLPFEEVCRLAGEWGYDGLEIACWGDHLDPNRAATDDDYVAEKLATLEKNGLKVWTISNHLKGQAVCDDPIDIRHQDMLPDSVWGDGDPEGVRQRAAEELKNTARAAKRLGVKTVTGFTGSAIWKYVAMFPPVREEIIEAGYQDFADRWNPILDVFDEEGVRFALEVHPSEIAYDYWTTVKTFEAIGHRDAFGLNWDPSHMVWQQLDPVGFLLDFPEKIFHVHCKDTKVRMDSGRNGRLSSHLPWAHPHRGWDFINTGHGDVPWEDAFRALNHIGYDGPLSVEWEDAGMDRLVGAPEALEFVRQLSKYQPSEAAFDSAFSTR, translated from the coding sequence ATGGCACGACCGATCACGTTGTTCACCGGCCAGTGGGCCGACCTGCCGTTCGAGGAGGTGTGCCGCCTGGCTGGTGAATGGGGCTACGACGGCCTGGAGATCGCCTGCTGGGGCGACCACCTGGACCCCAACCGCGCGGCCACCGATGATGACTACGTCGCCGAGAAGCTCGCCACCCTGGAGAAGAACGGACTGAAGGTCTGGACCATCTCCAACCACCTCAAGGGTCAGGCCGTGTGCGACGACCCGATCGACATCCGGCACCAGGACATGCTGCCGGACTCGGTGTGGGGCGACGGTGACCCGGAAGGGGTGCGCCAGCGCGCCGCCGAGGAGCTGAAGAACACCGCTCGTGCAGCCAAGCGGCTCGGCGTGAAGACAGTGACCGGATTCACCGGGTCAGCGATCTGGAAGTACGTGGCGATGTTCCCGCCGGTGCGCGAGGAGATCATCGAGGCCGGCTACCAGGACTTCGCCGACCGGTGGAATCCCATCCTGGACGTCTTCGACGAGGAAGGGGTGCGGTTCGCGCTCGAGGTGCACCCCAGCGAGATCGCCTACGACTACTGGACCACGGTGAAGACGTTCGAGGCGATCGGCCACCGGGACGCCTTCGGGCTGAACTGGGACCCCAGCCACATGGTCTGGCAGCAGCTGGACCCGGTGGGCTTCCTGCTGGACTTCCCGGAGAAGATCTTCCACGTGCACTGCAAGGACACCAAGGTGCGGATGGACAGTGGCCGCAACGGCCGGCTGTCCTCGCACCTGCCCTGGGCACACCCACACCGCGGCTGGGACTTCATCAACACCGGTCACGGGGACGTGCCGTGGGAGGACGCGTTCCGCGCGCTGAACCACATCGGCTACGACGGCCCGCTCTCGGTGGAGTGGGAGGACGCCGGGATGGACCGCCTGGTCGGTGCACCGGAGGCGCTGGAGTTCGTGCGACAGCTGAGCAAGTACCAGCCCTCGGAGGCCGCCTTCGACTCGGCCTTCTCCACCCGCTGA
- a CDS encoding ABC transporter permease — MNDNAPAGVAAGGGAASSPPGDQAPAPAGGSAGRRFLKSLGGGGGRGRMLGLIVALILICLVGAITAGDRFVDTANVLTILRAAAVLGVVSIGVTFVITAGGIDLSVGSVLGLASVWATTLATQRMAEDTHWLVMVFTAAAVGTAAGLVNGLIVAYGKVVSFIATLAMLIAARGLAEIISGRRTQLVTDSGFEGFFDGNFLGVPTIVWIFAIVAAIAWVLLNRTTFGRRTVAVGGNAEAARLAGINIKRHLVYVFALSGFTAGIAAVMMMGRTGAGTSTHGMLLELDAIAAVVVGGTLLIGGRGTIIGTVIGVLIFTTLENVFVLNNLSTSVQALVQGGIIVVAVLLQQRFAVRGTSP, encoded by the coding sequence ATGAATGACAATGCGCCGGCAGGCGTCGCAGCCGGTGGCGGCGCCGCCTCCTCGCCACCGGGCGACCAGGCACCTGCGCCGGCGGGCGGATCCGCTGGCCGACGGTTTTTGAAGAGCCTGGGTGGTGGTGGCGGCCGTGGCCGGATGCTCGGGCTGATCGTCGCGCTGATCCTGATCTGTCTCGTCGGGGCGATTACCGCCGGGGACCGGTTCGTGGACACCGCGAACGTCCTGACGATCCTGCGCGCCGCCGCCGTCCTGGGCGTGGTCAGTATCGGAGTCACCTTCGTCATCACCGCCGGCGGCATCGACCTGTCCGTCGGCTCGGTCCTTGGCCTGGCCAGTGTCTGGGCCACCACCTTGGCCACACAGCGAATGGCGGAGGACACCCACTGGCTCGTGATGGTTTTCACCGCAGCGGCGGTGGGGACCGCCGCCGGGCTGGTGAACGGACTGATCGTCGCCTATGGCAAGGTGGTCTCCTTCATCGCCACCCTGGCCATGCTCATCGCCGCCCGCGGACTCGCCGAGATCATCTCGGGACGACGTACCCAGCTCGTCACCGACTCAGGCTTCGAAGGCTTCTTCGACGGCAACTTCCTCGGCGTGCCGACCATCGTGTGGATCTTCGCGATCGTGGCTGCGATCGCGTGGGTGCTGCTGAATCGCACCACCTTCGGTCGGCGCACCGTGGCGGTGGGTGGGAACGCCGAGGCGGCCCGCCTGGCGGGCATCAACATCAAGCGGCACCTCGTCTACGTCTTTGCTCTGTCCGGATTCACGGCCGGGATCGCGGCGGTGATGATGATGGGGCGCACCGGTGCCGGCACCTCGACCCACGGCATGCTGCTCGAGCTCGACGCCATCGCCGCAGTGGTCGTCGGTGGCACCCTGCTGATCGGCGGGCGAGGCACGATCATCGGCACGGTGATCGGCGTGCTGATCTTCACCACCCTGGAGAACGTCTTCGTCCTGAACAACCTGTCCACCTCGGTGCAGGCGTTGGTCCAGGGCGGGATCATCGTGGTGGCGGTCCTTCTGCAGCAGCGCTTCGCGGTCCGGGGCACCTCCCCATGA
- a CDS encoding ROK family transcriptional regulator, producing MSETAIKGTHVKGTISEPKGSRDSDPRSAGILFQYVRDGQPRTRADIVAATGFARPTVAARIDELERVGLIVPTGEASSTGGRPPATFAFNPGVRLILVADLGVRHGRLAITDLAARVLSERSVEITISDGPESVLDTVVAEFLEMLEAFGRPLDEVLGVGVGLPGPVEHHAGRPISPPIMPGWDGFDVPAYLQRQIPAPILVDNDVNIMALGEHRAYWQDVQDLIYVKVATGIGAGIITDGELRRGAQGAAGDLGHIAVPQGRQVPCRCGNIGCLEALASGYAVVESLREQGYDIQWADQIVDLVRHGDTNVMQTVRHAGRDIGQVLASGVNLLNPTVIVIGGQVANVGEHLLAGIREVVYSRSLPLATQHLRIVVSKAGGQAGVLGAAQMVIQQVLAAPAIDRLVGSAD from the coding sequence GTGAGCGAAACCGCAATCAAGGGGACCCACGTCAAGGGGACAATCAGCGAGCCGAAGGGCTCCCGCGACTCAGACCCGCGTTCAGCAGGGATTCTGTTCCAGTACGTCCGTGACGGCCAGCCGCGCACGCGTGCCGATATCGTCGCGGCCACCGGGTTTGCCCGGCCCACTGTTGCCGCACGTATCGATGAGCTGGAGCGGGTGGGCTTGATCGTCCCCACCGGGGAGGCCTCGTCCACAGGGGGACGGCCGCCGGCGACGTTCGCGTTCAATCCGGGGGTGCGGCTCATCCTGGTCGCTGACCTCGGCGTACGGCACGGCCGGCTGGCGATCACAGATCTCGCGGCGCGTGTGCTGAGCGAGCGTTCGGTGGAGATCACCATCAGCGACGGACCGGAGTCCGTGCTGGATACAGTCGTCGCTGAGTTTCTCGAGATGCTCGAGGCGTTCGGTCGTCCGTTGGATGAGGTGCTCGGCGTCGGGGTAGGACTTCCCGGTCCGGTCGAGCATCATGCCGGCCGTCCGATCAGTCCGCCGATCATGCCTGGCTGGGATGGGTTCGACGTGCCGGCTTACCTGCAGCGGCAGATCCCGGCTCCGATCCTCGTCGACAATGACGTCAACATCATGGCGCTCGGTGAGCACCGGGCTTATTGGCAGGACGTGCAGGACCTGATCTACGTGAAGGTCGCCACCGGTATCGGTGCGGGCATCATCACCGACGGCGAGCTTCGCCGGGGTGCTCAGGGTGCTGCCGGCGACCTCGGTCACATCGCTGTGCCGCAGGGCAGGCAGGTGCCGTGCCGCTGTGGCAACATCGGCTGCCTCGAGGCACTCGCGAGTGGCTATGCCGTGGTCGAGTCGTTGCGCGAACAGGGCTATGACATCCAGTGGGCGGACCAGATCGTGGACCTGGTGCGACACGGGGACACCAACGTGATGCAGACTGTGCGCCACGCTGGCCGTGACATCGGTCAAGTCCTGGCCAGTGGTGTCAACCTGCTCAACCCGACAGTGATCGTGATCGGCGGTCAGGTCGCGAACGTCGGTGAGCACCTGCTCGCCGGTATCCGGGAGGTCGTCTACAGCCGATCTCTCCCCCTCGCCACACAGCACCTGCGGATCGTGGTCTCCAAGGCGGGGGGCCAGGCCGGAGTTCTCGGCGCCGCTCAGATGGTCATCCAGCAGGTGCTCGCTGCACCAGCGATCGACCGCCTGGTCGGGTCCGCCGACTGA